The genomic segment GTAGCTGTGCACATAACTCAAGCAGAGATTCCAAAGCATCAGCTCTTTGCTGGCAAGAAGCATTACTGCCTCTTGAAAGACGCTTCATTAATGAAATGTCATTTGCTGGCTTCTGGGTCACAACAGCCTTGCTGTCTTCTTTACACGTTGAGCAACTGATTGTGTGGGTGTCTTCTCTGTTTTCATCCTTACCTGGATGCGTATCCTTAGTATCAGAAGTCAAGCTGTTCGTGTGTGAGCCCTCTTTAAATCCTTCAGGTTTTTCATCTTCCTTCAAGCTGCTTCCAGTTTCAGTGTCATGTTCAACCCTAAAAGGTTGTGCCAGTGGGGATGATGACCTTTCCTCATCAATGGACCCGTCTTTATCACTGCTGCTGCCTTCTTCACTGAACAAAGATTTAATGGAGCCCTCAGGTTTAGCTTCTTTCTCCTGTGTTTCAGCTCTATCAAAACCTTCATTGGAAagtttatcttcaaattctgTAGTCACTGTAGTTATGTCTATTGCATCAGACGTCTGGAAATGCTCAGCAGTGAGTCCTTGTTCTTCACCTACAGATTCTAGCATACTCTTTGAAGTGATCTCACCACCAGATCCATCTTCATCATTATCGTTGCTGTTATCGTAGGAAATTATTGATTTACTGGAGCACTCAAGTTTGGCATCTTCACTCTGTGCTTCAGCTTCACCAGAACCTTCATTAGAAACTCTGTCCACATGTATTGAAGCTGTGGCTTTTATGTCAACAAGATCTAACTTTTGAGCAGGTTCAGCTATAAACCATTTCTCTTCATGCATAGAATCGAGTGTACTCTTCAATCTGATGTCATCAATGTACCCTAATATTCTGGAGTCCTGTCTACCACTTTTCGTCTCTGTTCCAGTTTCACAAAATGCTTCATTgcaaaaattatcttcaaattttgtAGCCACTGCATTCGTGTCAATCACATCTGACTTTGGAAAATGTTCAGCAGTAAATTCTTGTTCATCATGCACAGATTCTAGAATACTCTTTGAAGTTATCTCTTCAATGGACACATCTTTATCATTGCCTTCGCTGTTTTCAGTGAACACTGTTGATTTTTTGGAGTCCTCAAGTTTGTCATTTTCCCTCTCTGTTTCCATTTTATCAAAACCTTCACTGGAAAAATTATCTTCAACTTCTGTAGATACTGTGCTTGGGTCAACCACATCCGACTTCCGAAAATGATCCACCGTAAGTCCTTGTTCTTCATGCACAGAATCAAGGGTACTCTTTGACATGATCTCATCAATGGACTCATCTTTATCATTGCCCTCGCTGCCTTCACTGGATATTGTGGATTTACTGTAATCCCCAGTTTTGGCACCTTCGCTGAGTGCTTCATCTGTAATGAGATCTTCATTGGAAAGAATATcttcaacatttttaatttctgtATTTATGTCAAATGCGTATGACTTATGGGTAGTAAGTCCTTGTTCTTCATGCACACAATCTATTGTACTTTTTGAAGTGATCTCACTGTCAGCTGGGTCCCTTGCAAATCTATTTTTAAAGTCTCCTTCCTTGCTCACACTGCAAACAGTTGATTCAGATGTTGTAGAGCCATCTTTTGAGCCACTAACACTCGTAGAAAATTCCTGAGTATAGCTGGTAGAATCAACCATTTTGGTCTCAACCTTGTCTTTGGTTGGCATTGCTAGCTTGTCCTCATTATGCGGGTTCCGTGTCTGTACATCTCCATTTCCCTCCAATGGATAAATTCGGTCCAACCGATTTACTAATCCTGCTAATTCTGCTTCCTTATCCCAATGGTCTTTGCTACCACTagatttgtttttagttttatccTTTGGAGAGTTACTATTTATAAGATGTACTGGCAAATAAATAGATGAAGCATTACGACAGCGTAGAACATAAGGTTGTAAATGAGGATGCCTTAATAATTCAGATGCCTGCCAAAAAGAGCATTGTAAGAATAAACAACTTTACATAAATGAGTTACACAAGAAAAGCTCAGTGAACTCACTGTTGGTCTGTGTTCTGGGTTTTTCCTCAGCATGCTCTTGATAAGTTGTTTCCTGTTAAACATAAACGACACAAGTCTTCTGGCTTCAGTTTCATCATTTCAATGACATATTTAAAGGAAACAAAGGGATTCACTGGTATATTTGTGTTGGAGTTAAATAGATACAATAACTTTGAAAAGCTCAGATAGGGAAAATATGACAACAGTGTAAATGCTAATGGGTTTTAGGGGTAGATATTGTGCTTTTGGTAGTAAAGGGGGCAAAAGAACAAGGACTTCAAATTACAAGAAATTAGAATGAAAAGGTGTATTGTGAACTTGTGAT from the Vigna angularis cultivar LongXiaoDou No.4 chromosome 3, ASM1680809v1, whole genome shotgun sequence genome contains:
- the LOC108325971 gene encoding serine/threonine-protein kinase Nek5, yielding MESSGKMEDYEVIQQIGRGALGATFLVLHKIEKKRYVLKKILLSKQADKSKVTAQQEMDLIAKLNYPYIVEYKDAWVEKEDYICIITGYCEGGDMAANIKKARGSYFSEEKVCKWLTQLLLAVDYLHSNRVLHRDLKCSNIFLTKENNIRLGEFGLAKLLNPEDLTSPAFGTLNYMCPEAFAGMPYGYKSDMWSLGCCMFEIVAHQLAFRAPDRAGLINKINRCSISPLPIVYSSTLKQLIKSMLRKNPEHRPTASELLRHPHLQPYVLRCRNASSIYLPVHLINSNSPKDKTKNKSSGSKDHWDKEAELAGLVNRLDRIYPLEGNGDVQTRNPHNEDKLAMPTKDKVETKMVDSTSYTQEFSTSVSGSKDGSTTSESTVCSVSKEGDFKNRFARDPADSEITSKSTIDCVHEEQGLTTHKSYAFDINTEIKNVEDILSNEDLITDEALSEGAKTGDYSKSTISSEGSEGNDKDESIDEIMSKSTLDSVHEEQGLTVDHFRKSDVVDPSTVSTEVEDNFSSEGFDKMETERENDKLEDSKKSTVFTENSEGNDKDVSIEEITSKSILESVHDEQEFTAEHFPKSDVIDTNAVATKFEDNFCNEAFCETGTETKSGRQDSRILGYIDDIRLKSTLDSMHEEKWFIAEPAQKLDLVDIKATASIHVDRVSNEGSGEAEAQSEDAKLECSSKSIISYDNSNDNDEDGSGGEITSKSMLESVGEEQGLTAEHFQTSDAIDITTVTTEFEDKLSNEGFDRAETQEKEAKPEGSIKSLFSEEGSSSDKDGSIDEERSSSPLAQPFRVEHDTETGSSLKEDEKPEGFKEGSHTNSLTSDTKDTHPGKDENREDTHTISCSTCKEDSKAVVTQKPANDISLMKRLSRGSNASCQQRADALESLLELCAQLLQQGNFEELAAVLRPFGEDAVSVSSRETAILLTKSLMASQKLNPET